From Mya arenaria isolate MELC-2E11 chromosome 1, ASM2691426v1, a single genomic window includes:
- the LOC128229626 gene encoding uncharacterized protein LOC128229626 isoform X1, which produces MTGQNKSGVGGITTVPTARTTLDTTPLPTVRTTLDIVRSNSSMPALFTNSTGPTSRPGDYFMDDEEEFGEVHDWSSVHTFVNVMFIVNIASALTLCFVALGLFLTLLDRKVRQQPPMWYIYSISVFPVLTGLLLHPLVHFGNVYGHRDQCLLVMYLAEYGFFALGTNLILTNFEIFFTKVLPLPKFLTSEFNRFVIMTLAGWLYSSILVAHVIVANNKGEVICFHIEANWARTSRLVFREIIPTTITGLFSIATIATYCLKKSRMMMRPDVSGMKEVRFDVRNDEGEWIRCVLFLNAVMLTRAVTMSIVANPNMPVRPLHYKILFSVHVLHSQSIYFVPYCALFISDVRTSLLTLIRRALNFLSNGNLRFGEDLENLSVSFGNIAQST; this is translated from the exons ATGACT GGACAAAACAAGAGTGGTGTTGGCGGCATCACAACCGTACCAACAGCGCGAACAACCCTGGACACCACACCCCTACCAACAGTGCGAACAACCCTGGACATCGTG cGATCTAACTCCAGCATGCCCGCGCTGTTCACCAACTCCACGGGCCCGACCTCGAGGCCAGGGGATTACTTCATGGATGACGAGGAAGAATTTGGAGAAGTACACGACTGGAGTTCTGTGCACACATTCGTCAAT GTGATGTTTATTGTGAATATCGCATCCGCTCTGACGCTCTGTTTCGTCGCGCTGGGATTGTTCTTGACATTATTGGATCGGAAGGTGCGTCAACAGCCGCCCATGTGGTACATCTACAGTATCTCAGTGTTTCCCGTGCTTACAGGCCTACTGCTCCATCCGCTCGTACATTTTGGGAACGTGTACGGCCATCGCGACCAGTGTCTTCTAGTCATGTATCTGGCCGAGTACGGATTCTTTGCGCTTGGGACAAACCTGATACTGACTAATTTTGAGATCTTCTTTACCAAAGTTCTGCCGTTACCGAAATTTTTGACATCTGAATTTAACAGATTTGTTATTATGACGCTCGCTGGGTGGCTATATTCGTCTATTCTTGTTGCGCACGTTATCGTAGCTAACAATAAAGGCGAAGTCATTTGTTTCCACATCGAGGCGAACTGGGCCAGAACAAGTCGCTTAGTGTTCCGCGAAATCATACCAACGACTATTACTGGCTTATTCTCCATTGCCACCATAGCCACCTATTGCCTAAAGAAGTCCCGTATGATGATGCGACCTGACGTAAGCGGGATGAAGGAGGTCCGGTTTGACGTCAGAAACGACGAGGGTGAATGGATTCGTTGTGTGTTGTTCCTCAACGCTGTGATGCTGACGCGGGCTGTCACGATGTCGATCGTTGCAAACCCCAACATGCCAGTTAGGCCATTACACTACAAGATACTGTTTAGTGTCCACGTGTTACACTCTCAGAGCATCTATTTTGTGCCGTATTGCGCCTTGTTTATCTCTGACGTTCGCACGTCACTTCTTACATTGATAAGAAGAGCTCTTAACTTTCTGAGCAATGGAAATTTGAGGTTTGGTGAAGATCTGGAAAACCTCAGTGTCAGTTTTGGTAACATTGCACAGAGCACGTAA
- the LOC128229626 gene encoding uncharacterized protein LOC128229626 isoform X2, giving the protein MPALFTNSTGPTSRPGDYFMDDEEEFGEVHDWSSVHTFVNVMFIVNIASALTLCFVALGLFLTLLDRKVRQQPPMWYIYSISVFPVLTGLLLHPLVHFGNVYGHRDQCLLVMYLAEYGFFALGTNLILTNFEIFFTKVLPLPKFLTSEFNRFVIMTLAGWLYSSILVAHVIVANNKGEVICFHIEANWARTSRLVFREIIPTTITGLFSIATIATYCLKKSRMMMRPDVSGMKEVRFDVRNDEGEWIRCVLFLNAVMLTRAVTMSIVANPNMPVRPLHYKILFSVHVLHSQSIYFVPYCALFISDVRTSLLTLIRRALNFLSNGNLRFGEDLENLSVSFGNIAQST; this is encoded by the exons ATGCCCGCGCTGTTCACCAACTCCACGGGCCCGACCTCGAGGCCAGGGGATTACTTCATGGATGACGAGGAAGAATTTGGAGAAGTACACGACTGGAGTTCTGTGCACACATTCGTCAAT GTGATGTTTATTGTGAATATCGCATCCGCTCTGACGCTCTGTTTCGTCGCGCTGGGATTGTTCTTGACATTATTGGATCGGAAGGTGCGTCAACAGCCGCCCATGTGGTACATCTACAGTATCTCAGTGTTTCCCGTGCTTACAGGCCTACTGCTCCATCCGCTCGTACATTTTGGGAACGTGTACGGCCATCGCGACCAGTGTCTTCTAGTCATGTATCTGGCCGAGTACGGATTCTTTGCGCTTGGGACAAACCTGATACTGACTAATTTTGAGATCTTCTTTACCAAAGTTCTGCCGTTACCGAAATTTTTGACATCTGAATTTAACAGATTTGTTATTATGACGCTCGCTGGGTGGCTATATTCGTCTATTCTTGTTGCGCACGTTATCGTAGCTAACAATAAAGGCGAAGTCATTTGTTTCCACATCGAGGCGAACTGGGCCAGAACAAGTCGCTTAGTGTTCCGCGAAATCATACCAACGACTATTACTGGCTTATTCTCCATTGCCACCATAGCCACCTATTGCCTAAAGAAGTCCCGTATGATGATGCGACCTGACGTAAGCGGGATGAAGGAGGTCCGGTTTGACGTCAGAAACGACGAGGGTGAATGGATTCGTTGTGTGTTGTTCCTCAACGCTGTGATGCTGACGCGGGCTGTCACGATGTCGATCGTTGCAAACCCCAACATGCCAGTTAGGCCATTACACTACAAGATACTGTTTAGTGTCCACGTGTTACACTCTCAGAGCATCTATTTTGTGCCGTATTGCGCCTTGTTTATCTCTGACGTTCGCACGTCACTTCTTACATTGATAAGAAGAGCTCTTAACTTTCTGAGCAATGGAAATTTGAGGTTTGGTGAAGATCTGGAAAACCTCAGTGTCAGTTTTGGTAACATTGCACAGAGCACGTAA